From the genome of Cytobacillus luteolus, one region includes:
- a CDS encoding isoprenylcysteine carboxyl methyltransferase family protein, protein MFLLLFLFLILQRVTELFIAKRNETVMKNRGAYEVGSEHYKYIVAVHVFFFISLFVEYHLGIKGISPFWPILLPLFIGAQIIRIWALTSLGEYWNTKIIILPNATIVSKGPYKYIRHPNYFIVGLEILTIPLLFQCYITAIVFTALNIAVLSVRIPAEEKALMDLKSYKKEFTNRKRFVPVKPFPEPE, encoded by the coding sequence ATGTTTTTATTGCTTTTTCTTTTTTTGATCTTACAAAGGGTAACTGAACTATTTATAGCAAAACGGAATGAAACGGTTATGAAGAATCGTGGGGCTTACGAAGTAGGAAGCGAGCATTATAAGTATATTGTTGCCGTACATGTATTTTTCTTTATATCTTTATTTGTTGAATATCATCTTGGTATAAAAGGCATTTCACCATTTTGGCCTATTCTTTTACCACTCTTTATTGGTGCACAAATAATTAGGATTTGGGCATTAACGTCTCTGGGAGAGTATTGGAACACTAAAATCATTATTCTACCGAATGCAACAATCGTATCAAAGGGTCCATACAAATACATAAGACACCCAAATTACTTTATAGTTGGTCTGGAGATCTTAACAATCCCACTTTTATTCCAATGCTACATCACGGCTATTGTTTTTACTGCTCTAAATATAGCTGTACTTTCCGTTAGAATTCCGGCAGAGGAAAAAGCTTTAATGGATTTAAAGAGTTATAAAAAGGAGTTTACGAACCGAAAGCGTTTTGTACCTGTTAAGCCCTTCCCAGAACCAGAATGA
- a CDS encoding GNAT family protein: MITAQNEGTFDFVTKDGMNAVIRPVTSLDASQLTEKVKDIIKEGLIQKEKPRTVDEELEYIKMMKENNNMYICVEINREVMGIARLVRGELEMKKHVALFRTWLTPSAQGKGIGKAIMEYTKEWAVKYDVEKICLTVFARNEIAYNLYKKYGFVHEGTQKRQVYFNGEYDDEVHMAYFTNTQ; the protein is encoded by the coding sequence GTGATAACAGCACAAAATGAAGGTACTTTTGATTTTGTAACTAAAGACGGTATGAATGCTGTTATAAGACCAGTAACTTCACTGGATGCGTCACAGTTAACTGAAAAGGTGAAGGATATCATAAAAGAGGGACTTATTCAAAAAGAAAAGCCCAGAACAGTAGATGAAGAATTAGAATATATCAAAATGATGAAAGAAAATAATAACATGTATATTTGTGTTGAAATAAATAGAGAAGTGATGGGGATTGCTCGCCTTGTTAGAGGTGAATTAGAAATGAAAAAACATGTTGCCCTCTTTAGAACATGGCTTACGCCAAGTGCCCAAGGCAAAGGGATCGGTAAAGCAATTATGGAGTATACAAAAGAGTGGGCTGTTAAATATGACGTTGAGAAAATATGCCTAACAGTTTTTGCAAGAAATGAAATTGCGTATAATCTTTATAAAAAATATGGTTTTGTACATGAAGGCACGCAAAAAAGGCAGGTCTACTTCAATGGGGAATACGATGATGAGGTACATATGGCCTATTTTACAAACACTCAGTAA
- a CDS encoding chemotaxis protein CheX: MTLTANVTNVLNSTIEAVKSVIPASLHIESPSLFTEPVVQSSIGVLIGMTGDIRGRLIIEAEQSVFSGIGEMMFGMPIEGEMLDSFTGELGNMIAGNLSTHVSQKNIIMDITPPTVIVGQSKMFGFDKAFRVPVQFEDKRELQIILMLEIK, translated from the coding sequence ATGACGTTAACTGCAAATGTAACAAATGTTCTCAACAGCACAATTGAAGCGGTAAAATCAGTTATACCTGCCTCATTACATATAGAAAGTCCAAGTTTGTTTACTGAACCTGTTGTTCAGTCATCTATTGGAGTGCTTATTGGAATGACTGGGGATATTAGAGGCCGATTAATAATTGAAGCCGAACAAAGTGTATTTAGCGGAATCGGTGAAATGATGTTCGGGATGCCGATAGAGGGTGAAATGCTTGATTCTTTCACTGGGGAACTAGGGAACATGATTGCAGGCAATCTTTCTACACATGTTTCCCAAAAAAATATTATCATGGACATTACTCCTCCAACCGTAATTGTAGGACAATCAAAGATGTTTGGCTTTGACAAGGCATTTAGAGTTCCTGTACAGTTTGAAGATAAAAGAGAGCTTCAAATCATCTTAATGTTAGAAATTAAGTAA
- a CDS encoding type III polyketide synthase, with translation MPKIISVGESIPRFELSQDLTVEFANELFKDSFKDINRLLQVFENGKIKKRHFVNDLSWFEVDHSFQEKNDLYIDCAVTLGVEAVEQCLINEDFLTKSIDYTEIDALFFVSSTGISTPSIDARIMNKLPFSQHLKRIPIWGLGCAGGASGLSRAYEYCKAFPDAKVLVLTIELCSLTFQRNDLTKSNLIGTSLFADGVACACIVGDNVDHIELTKVERVPYIMDTQSTLMKDSEDVMGWDVKNEGLYVVFSKDIPSIIESWLAPNVSTFLSRHELEIKDIDHFVAHPGGKKVLDAYKSALGIDEEMTEISNEVLSEHGNMSSATVMYVLKKFMLSEGVKKGGYGLAAALGPGFSSELLLLDWR, from the coding sequence ATGCCGAAGATAATCTCTGTGGGGGAAAGTATTCCCCGTTTCGAATTGTCTCAAGATTTAACCGTAGAGTTTGCGAATGAACTTTTTAAAGATTCCTTTAAAGATATTAATAGGCTTCTTCAGGTTTTCGAAAACGGAAAAATTAAAAAACGTCACTTTGTTAATGACCTATCTTGGTTTGAAGTTGACCACAGTTTTCAGGAGAAGAATGATTTATATATTGACTGTGCTGTAACTTTAGGTGTAGAAGCCGTTGAGCAGTGTTTAATAAACGAAGACTTCCTAACTAAATCAATAGACTATACTGAAATAGATGCTCTCTTTTTTGTATCAAGCACGGGAATATCAACCCCAAGTATTGATGCGAGAATTATGAATAAACTCCCTTTTTCACAGCATTTAAAAAGAATTCCAATCTGGGGTTTAGGGTGTGCGGGGGGAGCTTCGGGGTTATCGAGGGCATATGAATATTGTAAAGCGTTCCCTGATGCCAAGGTACTTGTTCTTACAATTGAATTATGTAGCTTAACCTTCCAAAGAAATGATTTAACAAAGAGTAACTTGATAGGAACTTCGCTTTTTGCAGATGGTGTTGCTTGTGCATGTATCGTCGGAGATAACGTGGACCATATTGAACTAACAAAAGTAGAGAGAGTTCCTTACATAATGGATACTCAATCAACTCTAATGAAAGACTCTGAAGATGTAATGGGGTGGGATGTGAAAAACGAAGGATTATACGTTGTTTTTTCAAAGGATATTCCTTCAATTATAGAGTCATGGTTAGCCCCAAATGTCTCAACATTTTTATCTAGGCATGAACTTGAAATAAAGGATATCGATCATTTCGTAGCTCATCCAGGAGGGAAGAAGGTTCTAGATGCTTATAAGAGTGCGTTAGGAATTGATGAAGAAATGACTGAGATTTCTAATGAGGTACTAAGTGAGCATGGAAATATGTCTTCTGCAACCGTTATGTATGTATTGAAAAAGTTTATGCTCTCTGAGGGTGTGAAGAAGGGTGGCTATGGGTTAGCAGCTGCACTCGGTCCAGGATTTAGCTCTGAGCTTTTACTTTTAGACTGGAGGTAA